In the genome of Trypanosoma brucei gambiense DAL972 chromosome 11, complete sequence, the window AGAGTTCAATGAGCACTGCCGTCGGCTAGCAAACAAGTCGCTGTCGGAGCTTCCGGAAGATTTTGTGCCCATTCCTCAAGAGGAACCACCCGAGCGACCTACAAACTACGCTGCCTCCATAGCAATGGGGTATGATGACGACTACGAGGTGGTGGTGTGCGATGCTCAAAATAAGTTTCCTGACGAATTGAGGCAAGTACGGGAAATGGCTCTTGCGCCTGATAAGTCTGATGCTGAACTTATTGATATGCTCATTAAAGTGAAGGGTGACGTGGCAACTCTAATGGAGGCATTGATGTAGCCGTATTTGTTTACGCAGACATGAGCTGCGTGACAGAAGAAGTGTTCGTGCAGAGCAAGGGTACAGAGCGGAAATAAattgtgtatatgtatgaggatatatatatatatatatatttgtgtgtgtgtgtgtaacaTAATGGTGCAGGGATGTAACAgataaaagggaaagcaataagaaggtaaaaaagaaaaaaaataaaaaataataggtGATGTGGGGAAAGGTGAGAGATGTTGGAGGAAAACAATGTCAAACAGTAGTTTCACTATTGTGACCAAAGTGCACATAACCTGTTCACTCATCCCTTGTAACCTTCTTCAACTTATTGTTGCAATAGCGCTGAACGGGCGGGAGCTTCTCACGTTTCCGTTTCTAGGGCTATGACGTTATCTCAACACTCACAACCCTAAAATCACCGGGTACTTCTACCACCTTCTTcccgtttcctcttttttttgtttttactgaTGTGACGCCATCATCATTTTTCCTGTTCAAGAAATGAAGACTCTGACAATTgctggtttttttttttgaggtctttttttttgttgtgtttccttttgcgCACACGCGGAAGATGACGTCTTTTGAAGCGATGAGcggaaaggagggggaaaaagaaggtgggaTGCAACGGATGAGAtgcgaaataaataaatataaatatatatatatatatatatatatatatatacgaccCTCATATCAGAGGTATTACGTTGACCCAATTGTCAGTACAGAGTGAGGGACAATAAGTGAAGGTtgcggttttttttcttaaaagtTTCGTACTCAtattttactttccccccctccccacaccTTTATGTCAATATCTGTACGTGTGTGCTTAAATGAAACAGAGCGGGCttggaagaaaaggataatGTGGAGACAGGGGTAAGGTAGAAATACTGGTATGTGTGAAAGTGCTGGTGCGTAGACTGAGAAAAATGTGCAAAACATAAAGTAATGAGGGAGTAAAGAGATGATGGATTGTTAGGAAGATCCGGGGAGAACGCAACTTAGAgaacaggaaaaataaatataaataaatatatgtattcgATGTGTGAGGAGGTGTGAAATGGTTTCATTCGCCTGTTAAATATAGTTTGAGTTgattctttccccctctccttctACTCGTTGCTGATTTTGATGACAATTTTTTAAGTTTTAACTTTCTTACTCCGCCTTCTCCCCCTCGTCATTGGTGCCGCTTCCGTTGGAGCGGTGTGCAACACTTTCGTGTAAGCCAGTTTGCGCGGATGTTAACTATCCCACTACCTTTGTCCCTTGTTTATTTTCGCACTGTACCCCTCATTACTGCGTTTCCTTGCAATTATTCCGCCTGCGCGAACGACACCGAAcgtcttccccccttttttctttgccttcgCACAGCTTCACGCATGTCACAAAGATCGAGGAAAGTTCCCACGGAAGGTGGTGTTTTATCTGTTAACAGCGGAAGCGGTCTTGCAATATGGAACGAATTACAGATACAACAGGAAAATTGGGGCGGTAATTTGGGTTTGCCGGCGAGGGAGCCCGGTGCCGTAGTGGAACTCGCCAGCACAGAAGGGAAAATTGTAGTGTCGACTGATCCGGAGCAGCGTAACATTTTCAAGGAGTGTATTTTGGGTTTGAGTGGTTCTGTAGGGGATATCACGTGTACAGATTTCGAGGTGAATTGGAAGCGACCGGTGGAGATATTCGCTCCGTTTCGCCCTCTAGTGCACCGTAATGTgactcccttttttgatcCGTACGATACGCAGCGGGTGATTGGTAGTAGGGTTCCAGCTATGACGTCTCCTTCACGAAGGGCGGATTCAAAATCAAGTGCGGCAGCAATTCCTTTGCACATTCAGTTCCCTGAGATTGTGACGACCGCAGAGTTTCCCACTCCTGAAGCCCCTGCCACTGAATCACTGGCTTTCTCTGAGGAGGGGGTTGTTGGGCAATACCGCAAGGTACAACCTCTAACGCAGGCTTATGATGTCGGCCTTGAATTGGGTTGCGCAGCAACGCCTGCGGAGGCTTGCGGGTCGCGCTACAGCACGGGCCTTCGCCGCCGGCTTAACCAAGCGGATGCTATTTCTCGCTTGTCAGAACCTCCACCGTTTGTGATGGACGCTTTCAACACTGCAATCCGATTTGTTGAGAGTGAACAGAACATCTTAACGAAGGGGAACTACTTGTGGGAGCTGATCCACCCACATGCCCCAGGGACGTGCCACCCGGTTTACAACCCATATGGAAAATACGTTGTTCGACTTTTCATTGACGGCTACTTTCGTCAAGTGCCGATTGATGACTATCTCCCCGTGGATGCTCTTGGTCGGCCATTTTTCAGCGTTACggcgcaaaaagaaatttggcCGGCACTCATCGCGAAGGCTCTCTTCGTGGCTTTGGGCCCAAACAGACATTTACTCTTTACTGACTCGGAGGCCATCATCGCATGTTTGTTAGGTGAATGGGTGCCGCAGCGTATTAACCCTCGAACTCAACCCGCAACAGCATGTGCACTGTTATTGAATGCCCGAAAAGATCAGTTGTACAACGACAGTGACGCGACGCACTTCTCGGCGTCCCAGGTGCTCACTCCGGACGAGGATAAGGGTGTTTCAGTGAGCACACAAGAACAGTGTAACACATCTCCTTGGGTGGATAACCAAATTAATGAGAGACCGGCTAGCCAAAGTAAGCGGGCGTCAAGACTGGAGGCATCCTTTGCAAACGGCGCGAACAGTCCCTTGAGTTACGACATATCGGTTACTAACGTTCCAGCCGTTCCTGAGACTCCGGttatttgtgctgttggagTTCTGCCACATGACATGCGGAAATTGTACGTAATACACAAAGTAGTTGTTTTTCGGGATACCCTGGCCCTGAAAATTTCGACGAACCCACCATCAAGCATTATAGAACCGAAGGAGCTCACACTAGATAATAAAGACGAGGCAGTGCAGGGCTTGCTGCACCATCCATCTTGCGGTGATTTGGATCAAAGGGGAACCGGTTGGGCGGCATCTCAAGAATCAGCGGTGGCGTCATCCGCGTTTTGGGTCACCTTTGAGGAATTGGCAGAGTCACTAGACATAATAATTTGGCGGCAACTAGGTCAAGAGAGTCCATTTACATTTAATAGTCGAATTACCTATACAGATACTTCAAGTCATCCCAGGAAAAAGGGTGCCGCTTCTGCTGCAGCCGCTGCAACTACTGTGGCACGACAGACTGTCGTTCGGTGGATGCACATATCATCCAAAGCCCCAGAGCAGATTGCCATTGTTAATCTTGGGGGAAGCGCATCATGTCGTGCTGCAAGTGCTGTAATTGGTTCTCCCACCCCTTCTTTGTTGGCTGCGGCGCACCAAACTCCGGCGCTGTCGATGATGGGGAGCGAATCGAGCCAGCTGAAAGCATTATCGGGAGAAGGGAGGGAGGTGCATCTCGATTTGTACAGGTGGGATCGAGGTGATGTGTTATGTCGTGCGGCCTCTTTTGCGTGCGAACCGAGTAGGCTAGAATGCATGCTCCACACTGTACCGGCCGGTTCACATGTGTTTCGCGTGACGGTTGTTGGACTAGAACCCCAGGAAGTAGTAGGCCTGTTTTCGACACGGAATTTTATACTAGGAGACGAAAAAGAAGCTCTTCGCTCAGCTAATATATTCAAAATGAGTGATGCAGGTGCTCATCCCGGGGTGGAAAAACCCAATGAAGAAGTTATATGGTTTAAGCACCGCTTTGCGGTGAAGGAACCAACAATTGTCTCCTTTGTTTTGAGCACGCTCGAAAGCGGTGAAGAGCTTTCGATGTACCGAGATATGCCTGGGGCTAGCGGGAAAGAGTCGAAGGGAGTTAAAACGCGCAACACAAACGTAAGGTTACATTCAAAGGAGGCTGCCGAGGGTTCCCCCCCGCGGGGGGCGCACGCAGAAATTATACCGTACTGCAACGTTTTGTTGGTGGATTTGGACGCGGGTACTTCAAAGCGTGGGGCGGTAGGCCATCTCGTGCGGCAGCGTATTGAACCCAATCAGAGGGGATATCTTGTTATGGCCTATGCGTTGGTTGAGGCGGACTCCATCTCATTTTCGTTGAAACCGGCAGATTTGTGTGCCGACTCTCCTTTAGAATATGGCTCGCCACGTGAGAAGGAAACCAATGGTCTCTCTCCATGCGGCGACAAAGGCCCCTTAACCCCCTTTGGAGTGAGACCGCATCTCTTTTCAAAGGGATGGTGGCGGCTTGTGGTGCTTTCTAGCGTTCCATTAGATTCATACAGGGCAATACCCAAAGACACGTGGTCGTTTGCTGAAAAGGGGCAACTTAAGCAAGGATCTAACGCCCTGCTCTTTTCCTACGCATGCACCGTGTCGGATCGTACGGATATTACTTTACTTCTTGATGTTCACTCACAGAGACCCATTCCGTTTCATATCAAGATATTTCGTGCCGGTGTTGAAGGTCCACCAGTGTTTGTCTCCGAGGAGTGTGTTAACCACCTCTTTGTCCCACACGTTGCTGTGGACGTTCctgaaaaggtgaaaaacgTCGCGTATATTATCGAGGCGTGGTTAGATAAGGAGAAGGTGGAGGAGTGGGAGCGTATGCGTCGTCTGTCTCAGGAGTTAAAGTTTCTGCTTGCGGCTGAAGCAGCCAGAGTGAAGGCGGAAATGAAGCAACAGAAGGAGCTTCAGGAGTATCATGAGGATCCTCGTGCTTTTAAAGAACGTCTTTTGAATCAAGAGATGGGACCGGTCGAGAACCTTGTTCCAACTCCTTTAAGGGAACAAATGTCAGTGTCGTCTAAAAAAGGTCGACCATCTGTAGATAAGCGCAGGACGCTGAGTAACGCTGCGCCCAGTAGGCAAACGATTGTGAGGACCTCTGTAACACCCTCCACGCCAGCCAGTGCCGTCGCCGTCCACATCGATTCTATTGATCCTGAGCTTGTGGTAACTTATGACCTCAGGCTCTATTTTTCCGCAAAAACTGATGTCAAGTGTGTGGCCACTGGTAAGGATCCTCTGACGACTATGCGGGGCCTTTGGGTTCCACCAATTGATCCTCTTTTTGGGGAAGCCCCTCCGCTCTCCGGTGGTCGCTCGGGAGGGCAGCGTGGGAAGCAGAAGGATTCTTCTCCATCTCCTGAAGAATTATACAAGGCGGATCAGGGCCGTTTGAGCCGTCAAAATTTTCTTGAAAATCCCAGGAACCTCCTTTTTCCATATCTTCCACAGGGTGAAAAGATACGAGGGGTTGAGGAGAGCGCGCCGAACGCATTAGCAAGCACCCCTTCCATAGCGTTAGTGGTTGGGGTAGAGGATGAGCCCAACTTTTTGCATGCCCCTATTTTGGATGAATCAGCCCATCGTGTTCAACATTTCTCTCTGTACGCTACGGAAGTGGTACCACCAACGCACGGTTCACCAACGCAGAGCGCTTCCGGTGTTCCTTTTCTGCGAACTCGGTCCCCCAACGGCCGAATTGCAGCGCCAACCTTTGGGAACAATCCGCCTCCGACGGATGATGACGCTCTTGCAATTGAACTGAAGACGCCAGTAAACGAAGTGTGTTTGTGGCTTGGTGAGGAACTCAGGCGACAAGAGGAAAGACGTGCGGAATGCAGAAATGGAATAAAAACCCTAATGCGCGAATATTGGGAAACTCGAAAACCCGGAGCCGCAGTACTGGCGCTTCCCC includes:
- a CDS encoding calpain-like cysteine peptidase, putative — its product is MLTIPLPLSLVYFRTVPLITAFPCNYSACANDTERLPPFFLCLRTASRMSQRSRKVPTEGGVLSVNSGSGLAIWNELQIQQENWGGNLGLPAREPGAVVELASTEGKIVVSTDPEQRNIFKECILGLSGSVGDITCTDFEVNWKRPVEIFAPFRPLVHRNVTPFFDPYDTQRVIGSRVPAMTSPSRRADSKSSAAAIPLHIQFPEIVTTAEFPTPEAPATESLAFSEEGVVGQYRKVQPLTQAYDVGLELGCAATPAEACGSRYSTGLRRRLNQADAISRLSEPPPFVMDAFNTAIRFVESEQNILTKGNYLWELIHPHAPGTCHPVYNPYGKYVVRLFIDGYFRQVPIDDYLPVDALGRPFFSVTAQKEIWPALIAKALFVALGPNRHLLFTDSEAIIACLLGEWVPQRINPRTQPATACALLLNARKDQLYNDSDATHFSASQVLTPDEDKGVSVSTQEQCNTSPWVDNQINERPASQSKRASRLEASFANGANSPLSYDISVTNVPAVPETPVICAVGVLPHDMRKLYVIHKVVVFRDTLALKISTNPPSSIIEPKELTLDNKDEAVQGLLHHPSCGDLDQRGTGWAASQESAVASSAFWVTFEELAESLDIIIWRQLGQESPFTFNSRITYTDTSSHPRKKGAASAAAAATTVARQTVVRWMHISSKAPEQIAIVNLGGSASCRAASAVIGSPTPSLLAAAHQTPALSMMGSESSQLKALSGEGREVHLDLYRWDRGDVLCRAASFACEPSRLECMLHTVPAGSHVFRVTVVGLEPQEVVGLFSTRNFILGDEKEALRSANIFKMSDAGAHPGVEKPNEEVIWFKHRFAVKEPTIVSFVLSTLESGEELSMYRDMPGASGKESKGVKTRNTNVRLHSKEAAEGSPPRGAHAEIIPYCNVLLVDLDAGTSKRGAVGHLVRQRIEPNQRGYLVMAYALVEADSISFSLKPADLCADSPLEYGSPREKETNGLSPCGDKGPLTPFGVRPHLFSKGWWRLVVLSSVPLDSYRAIPKDTWSFAEKGQLKQGSNALLFSYACTVSDRTDITLLLDVHSQRPIPFHIKIFRAGVEGPPVFVSEECVNHLFVPHVAVDVPEKVKNVAYIIEAWLDKEKVEEWERMRRLSQELKFLLAAEAARVKAEMKQQKELQEYHEDPRAFKERLLNQEMGPVENLVPTPLREQMSVSSKKGRPSVDKRRTLSNAAPSRQTIVRTSVTPSTPASAVAVHIDSIDPELVVTYDLRLYFSAKTDVKCVATGKDPLTTMRGLWVPPIDPLFGEAPPLSGGRSGGQRGKQKDSSPSPEELYKADQGRLSRQNFLENPRNLLFPYLPQGEKIRGVEESAPNALASTPSIALVVGVEDEPNFLHAPILDESAHRVQHFSLYATEVVPPTHGSPTQSASGVPFLRTRSPNGRIAAPTFGNNPPPTDDDALAIELKTPVNEVCLWLGEELRRQEERRAECRNGIKTLMREYWETRKPGAAVLALPHAREDEGNKRPRPRSKMSS